The genomic DNA AATTAGAATACAAATAGCATGGCAGACGGATGAtgcttgcatatattgtgctCAGCAACTTAAACGGACTCATGTACTCCAAATACTTTCTTTATCCTTGCACCACAATTGAGTGTGTTATAGTTTGTCATTCGCTTGTGACTTTCTCAGGATATGTTATTGTTAGCTAATGGGCTCACATACATTTGCTGAGCAAAGACTTACAGAACAGCATTGACACATTTTAAAGCGCTATATTCCACTTTGTAAGGGGAAGGGCACTATGTGGATAGGCTTATGCGAGCAAAATTATGAAGCATAGAAAAGATTAAGTACAATATCAGAAACTTGCGGAATCACTTGTAACATGAGGATTGCtgcgcctgctgcctcatACACAGCCACTCAGCCCCTATTTCACCTCCACCATTCAAACCCCCTGAACCGTTCCTTCAACGCGCCACCTCAGGCATTACCACGCTCCCTTTCTTCTTCCTATCATTTTTATTTCGACTTTCTCTGAAATATAACAATTGGTTTGCTTTTCGCCTTGTTCGTTTTCTGACCCTGGGGTTCGGTCGTCGCGAATATCCTTAACACCTTAATACTCTCCCCTAATATTGATACTAATCAAGCTATCGTAGAGAGATTTGGCGCCTCGTGCTACGCATGTGTGTGTAGCTGTATTCAGACGTGCAGCCAGTTCTCAACAGTCATACAGCTGGCAATATCAATACCCTTCCATTCGTGACAGAAATTCGCATAGCTTCACTTGCCTTCCATGGGTGAATTTCCTGAACCCGCGATCCAAGGGAGTCCAGTTTTAGAGTCCACATCTGCTCCCATTACAAGTATTTCCTCGAGTCAACCTATCCCTTCAACCGACCCATCTCCTAGCGTGGAAAGCTCATCTCAATCAGAGACCAATGCAAGCTTTACCCCTATTTCAACTCCAACACCTGTGGTGAGTCGATCTTCCTTTTGAATAACAGAAAAAGTATTCAAGTCATGGAATATGCCAGACGACAAAGGTAGAGACGAGTTTCAGCCATGCACCAAGTACGACCAAACCAAGCACAACGGTGGAGCTTCAAACTTCTGCTCTCATTACTAGATCTCCGACTACCACCTCATTTGTTCAATCTACCCCTACTTTTCAATCCACGAGTGTGTTTATCCCACAACCAACGTCTATTCAGATCGTCACTCCAGCATCGGCTCCTATTTCTATCCCAACAACCTCGCAGCGCATTAGTACACCCTTCAGTACAATCAAGGATGAGTCTACGAGCTCGGGAGCATCTTCCGTCACAGAGATTGTCACTCGGCCTATTATTACACCCGTCTCTACACAACCACCTCCTCTAGCAACAACAGCGCCAACGGCCAATTCTCATCTCTCGTTGGGACCTATCGTTGGAATCGTGGCTGCGATTGTAATCGTCCTAGCCATCATAGGAACGTGTATCATCCTTGGCCCCCGACGAGCCCTACGAAAAGTAGGCATAGGCGCGAATAGGGACGAGGAAAAGATCGACTATGAAGAATGGGAGCCTACGCATAGAGAGAGTGGCACATGGACTGGGCGCCCAACGAGTGTCGGCGCTAATAGTGATTGGTGGAGACCCCCACCTGGAGCGTTTCCAACTCGTCCGAGTACCATGTCCTTGGGTGGGCCTGGGATGGCGGGAGTCGGTGCAGGGAAAAGCATTGGAATGGACGGGAATCCTGCTTCTCCTATTCCTAGAAGGATGTCTCAACGTCGCATTGAAGAAAGGGGCGCGATTCGCAGTGGATGGTTCGCGACCAGTATGGTACGTGGGGCGAGCCTCCTCTCGCTAGGAAGCCTCGTCAGACCTATCGAGTCTAGCAATTCCAGAGGCTCCGAGAGAATGAGTCGAATGGGCACAGGGGGGTCCGCGGGGAAGCGATTTCAAGAACTCTATCGTCGCGAGCGTGCATCCGGAAGCTCGGGTCTCATGAAGTCGAACGAACCTACCCAGTATCTTGCAACAATCAACGAGATGGGAGTACGTCAGCCCAGTGAGATGGGACAGTATCGAGTACCGGGGGGAATAAGCAGCTATCGCCCTCGTACCACAACACCCAAGGTTCGGCGGCCAAGTCAACTTGCAATGAGCTATGTTCCGGATATTGTGGTGCGAGATGCGACGCTTCCTAATCTTTCTAGTGTTAGCAGTGTGACCCACGAAAGCGGTGGGCGAGGATATGATGGAGATGCCGAGGTCGAACGGCGCCCCCGTGTAATttagtgtatttgtaaaaAAGTGAACCGTTTTGTAGTAGGTACTTCCTGGAAAAGGACGCGTGTGATTCCAGCGCATTCATTTACACTCTCAGCATTGAGGCGCGGCTTGACAAGCGAAGGAACGCATTCAATCAAGATTCGGACAATTTTACCCAAACCGGGCTACTCGGGTTAGGCCGATGGAGTGACGATCGTCGAATACAAGAACCACCCCGAATTTCAACTGGACAAGCCCCGGGTTCTGAACAAGAAAAccgactttgtttaaatcggCAGCATCTAATAGTTGCTATAAAAGTTGTTTGTTTCAGATATCGAGTGACTACATATTAGGTTCTTCAGTTTACATTTTGATGATAGAATATTAGCGTAACGATACATCCAAACACATAGCATATAGCGAAAACAGATAGCAAAGCGGAAATTGCGAAAAACCCAAAACTCCAAAATCTAATCATACAAAATACGCAAGCCCAGAAGGCTTCGCTTGAAGGAAAAACCCATGACAGCCTTCTGCAAAAGAACACACGAGAACGAAAGTAAATTAAGGAATTACCAGCAATATAACCATAATGGGAATAGTGACCGCAACCGCCATCCACCAAGCACGAACGAATATCTCTCGATGGACATGGCGAACAATTGGATTGGGTATCGTCACCATATGACCGTACAGCCCCAATGCCCGAGGATCGCCCAGGTCGAGATTGAGGGACCGAGCAAGCTCGTCTTGGTCCGGAAGCTCCACCTCTGTTTCGCACGACTGGGGGCTTGTATTGGAATGGTTCGAGGCGCACTGAGCCACGTGGGggcgacgacgacgacgggAAGAGATCTGTGGGTGGAGCGCATGTATGTCGAATCCTCCATAAGCAGCAGAAGTGGGCGTCCAGGGATGCTTGTGCATTTGTTCGCCCAGACGGTGGACCGAAATAGTCGAGTCTTTCCCAGGGATGTATGCGGGTGTAGGGGGTGGGGAGAGGCGTCGTTGGCTCCAGCGTATCGTGCAAATTCCCAAATGAAGATTCTTGATCCGGTTCGGCTTCAACGCGAAACCCAAACCCGGTCGTCTGCGGCATGCCATGCTCAAGATCCGGCTGGAAATGTGGGCGCTGCCTTTTGCGACCTCTGGCTCCCAAGATACGACGAATAGCTGGGAACCGGCTGGTCTTGCGAGGGCGGTGAACACGCTTGGGTCGGATGATTGGGTCGGTCGAGGTAACGGCCCTGTTACCGCCGCCCATATATTTCCAGTCGATGCGATTCGGGTCCTCTGGGTTCTGCACAAACATCCGACACTTCAAGATAAAAATTTCATAAGGGTAGAGCTGCCTCGAATCTCCAAAGGCGAAAATGGCGGGGCAAACCTAATTTTCATTCTCCACAAGTAAGTTGGCGTTACATACAGGCAGATGTGAAACGGGACTTACTCCATTGTAAGTTGATAGCCCTATAGTCCAGGCGACCAACAGCATCGGGATCACTACCAGCCGAAGGGCACGATGCTTGTGGTTTATGATAAGCGAAATCGACGTAGCCAGCGTTGCCATAATGTACACGAACCATACTCCATACCCGAGTTTGTCGTGGGACCTCCCCGAGTTTGTGAACGACAACTGAAAAAACCGGGTGAGAGATTGTCGGAGTGTGCCTTCAATTTCGGTCAGGACGCGCTGGAACGCATCAGGGTGGGGGTGAACAAACGAGACCTCGTGAACACCGGTGGTGTCAGGCTCGGTCTCGGGGCTGTCCTCCCAGGCTTCCCTCCTCCTGGCCTTCTTCCCGGGCGTGGATTTCTTGGGGGGTTTGACCCACTGCCGAATCGGATCGATCATATCTTCGGTCACATTCAGTTCGTACTGGGAGGATGCGTCGAAGAACAAAGACTTGGCGTGCTGGAATGAATTGGCGAGAGGGACGTTGATGGACTGGGTGCGGTCGCGGTCGGTGGGTCGTTTGAATATTGAAGTGCTCGGGTTTCCAAAGTCCGAGTCGGAAGGGTGCATAGGCTGCCTTCGCTCCCAGTCCCGGTAGGTCTGGGTATATTGTTTGAGCCAAAGGCAAAAGTACCTATATGCCTTGATCATCAGATTCAGGCGGAAGCCATCAGTGATGGACTATAGACTCACAAATTCTCCACGCTTCGTTCAACATAGAGCAAGTATTCTTCAAACTCTCGTAATGATACTAAACCGTCTCACGGGTTGAATAAGATGTTACGTCTGCAAGGCATAGGGAAAGGACACACCGGCGAGGCGTGGATATCATCCATTATTTCGGATAGCGGAATGTCATATTCGGGGATGACTTGGTAATCAGAGTCAGTCCCGGCGCAAACACCAAACCCCCGTTTCTCGTGCGTGCTTACCGGCAAACCTCTTCTTCTTTACTGGGACTCCCCTGGGTCGTGGAGGAGTTCTTCAGTCGACTCGGGAGGTGCTTGATGTTCATTGGGCTGGGCGACCACCTCTCGGGCTGCTCGCTACTTATCGACGGAGCAATGACGGGCAGATTAAAGGAAGTTCTATACGCTCCCATTCGGGGATATCTCGATCGGGGCCGGTAGCGGGACCGAGATGACCAGAGAAATCGGAAAGAGGAATATCGATATCGTCCGGTCCTAAGGTTAACGAGCGTCGAGGCTCAATAGTAATTTCGCCCGTCATGGCTGGTCGGTCGTTCGGAGCCATCGTAATCAACGGGAGGTTGAAAGCATCTCATTCCGTTCTCCAGGCCAATATATAGCCATGCCGATGTAACTCTAGATCGAGGGAATGTTCATCGACAAACAGAAGCCCCTCACAAAACCCGGCTGGAAATGATGGAAAGCGATCTTCTCTCCGGGCCCTTCCGCACCTATGACCACCACAACGCGTAGCTTTGACAGTAACTGAAACCTCAACTCCACCCCCATTTGGCTGAATTTCAAACGGTAAACGGCTCCGTGACTTCAATATGGTAATTATAAAATGATATACAATAGAGCGCGTACAAATATAGCAAGTGGAGCGCGTCTGAATTCATCGAACCAGGCCAATCGCCAAGCCGCATGTTACCACAGATGCGACGATCGCCGACCTCACGGTAACTACCCAATGCGCTCGCCGTACCAATGGAGAATGTACCAAGTCATCGGGCCAAAAAGCCGCCGCGGCCATGGCGATTGTCTTTGCACTCGCCCGACCTCTGAGGCTTTGCTGCCCCTCCGGCTGCAGTTCGACTCTATGGAAAATAGATCCAATAGCGTGCGGCGGCGTTGTGCAGCATATTCGGGTGCTTCGACAAGTGGCGCCAGAGGTTCTGGGGAGGACCCTGGATTGACATGAGGCTGGGTTGGCTCTCTATTAAATCCTACGGTGATAAATGTGTTGGCGGGTGCGGGTAGAGAATCCGCCTCGGCAGATAGAAATGGCCCAGGGGCATCTTCCTCGAATGCATCTGAAATGACGATCCCAAAGTCATTTTCCTCTGAATAAACAGGGCTGTCTACTTTCATCTCGACTGGCCATTCCACCACTGCGTTCCTTCGTGTCCCATAGTCCCAATCCCAATTTGCGGGCCTAGCCCTTTGCTTGCTTGACATCAACCGCGAGCGACGCGCGAGTAGATTCTTTGTCCGCCGCGCAGGAGGCAATGTATATTCGACCTTTGTCGCCGAGGTCGAAGTCGAGTCGGGAATTTCGTTATGCTGTTCCTTCAACTCGGAGAATTCTGGCACCGATCTCGTTGTCGGCTCACTTCCCCTCCGGGAACCTAGACGCGCCAATGGGTAGTACGATCGTCGGGGTTGCGGCAGGGTCGGCGTATTAACCAAGGGAAGTAAATTCGAAGTCGTTGATGCCTTCCGACTGCAGGAATATGTCGACTCTTCAGCGTCATTAGGAACCAACGCGAGCGAGTATACCGGCGGCGGTGCTGTGCCCACGGGCAATGGCCTCGCCACCTCGTATGGTAGGAGCTGACGAGCATCGCCAGTGACATAGACCACAAGGCAGTGCTAGAGAGGGAGAAACCATGGCCAAATAGCATCAGCATTACGAGCTTCTAAAGCAGGGGCCGGACGCTGGGTGCTTAACCCTTAATCGAAGTGGATTGATTAAAACCGGCCGGCTTACATTGTTCGCGCTGACCAACATGAACCAAATCCCAAACCAGATTATTGGCAGACTCCCAGCGATATAGCCCCGCCCGCGCGACATGACTCCCATGGACCACATAGCCAGCCCCCATGCTAGGATAGCTGCACCTCCGGTGAACCCGATCGAGCTATGGATAAGTCCAGAGTTGCAAAACGCGATACGGAGAAACCGAGCAAAAGCCTTCTCAAGCAACGTAtcaacttgttgttgaatcCCATCGAAGAGACCTGGTTCGGGTTGATTTGGGAAGGAGGGAAGCTTATATGTGAATTCTGGCAGTGGTTTGAAAATGTTAACCTCGTCGGCAGTATGCAGATAAAAGGCATCATACCTTGATGTTCTCCGCACTGCGGAGGATAGTTTGGTATGTTCAGCACTTTGTAAAGGATTTTGTCGTCGAGTTTAAGTCGATAGGGTGCTCCAGGCTCGAAGAATAATGCTTTAGCACTCGTGAACTCCTCCTTTAGCCGACGGTCCTGGCAATCCTTGAGGCGCTCCCAAAGATCCCGCGAGCGGCATATGCCCTTTGATGAACCTGAAACGCTGGCCCCCGCAGCTGGGAGTACGGATTCCGACCATTCTTGGTACAATCTGCGATAGTTCTGAACCCATTCGTGAAAGTATCTGCTAGAGTGTAAGGCGTGGTACAAGGATGGAGTGATAATCTACCCACAGACACTCAATCGTCCCGTCTGCATGCTGCAGAAAGTCCTCAAAGTCCTGTCTCGACAACTGCGGAAAGGGATTGGGTATTGAGCAAACTCCGGGTTCGGATGAGCATACGTACTGGAGGAAGATGTTTATCCTCGATAACATCTTGCAGAGTGACGTTGAATCTGGGCGCAACTGGGATAAATTTAAGTTTATTGATTAGCCAGAATATTGGGGGGTAATTACTTACGAAACCACTTGTAATGCTCCTCCTGTGCCGGTGGCGGAGGGCGGATAATACGCTGACCCACTCTCCTCAGGGAGCCAAGCGTGAAAAAGTGTCCTGGAGGCCGTTCCTCGATAGGCTGGCGTCGTCTCCGGGACCGTAAGGGCATGCCGGATGctgaaggagaaggaagagCGCTACGCATAGCATGCTTACGCTTAAGGTCGTGGTAGAGTTTACGAGACGTTGGTTCGAGATTCTAAACGCGCGATTGGTGACACATTCTGGTGAGGACAAAGGACCCTAGTTCAATTTCAACTCTAGTCTGCCTTCTTTTCTCGATCGAGGTCCCATCAGGCACTTGCAGCCTCTTGTTTACTGCTATCCATACGTATTTATCAAACCAGTCCCGCAGGTTAGATGCCTGCTTTGCCCGCAGCACTCTGCGTTCCCAGCGCTAAGTTACCAGTCCATCCAGTCCCACTCCAATTTGTCAGAAATGTGGCACATTGCGACGCTTGTCGACTGGTCCTGCCTGGGGGAGACAGCCCATCCGTACTGTACGTCCACAAGGGGAAAAAGAAAGCGCACCGGGTGAGAACCCCCGCGGCACTTTCTACATATTTGGCACTCCACACGCATAACTCATTGTTATCTCGGCTCGTGCCTGGTTTAGCCAAGGAGACATACTCGGCGAATCCCATATAGACATATTCAATACCCAATTTTTTGTAGTGATTTGATCGGCTCCTCGATATTAACTTACTCGTACGGTAGTGCTGTCTTGTGGTGTGCAGCGGAAGTGAATCTTACATAATTAAGGCTGTCAGCCTAAGAGCGTCGGCCAGTTTGGCCCGCATGAATTACCCCTAATCCCAAACCACATTTTCCCAGGTGACGTCCCCGACATTGCGATGTAAATCATAGACACGCAAATAGCCGAAGTAGTATTGGTCAGGTATCCACACTAGGCCTGGGTTTGACGTTTTATTGACCGTATTGACCGGTAAACCACGCTTATCAACAGACCTGTGCCAAAAGTCGCC from Rhizoctonia solani chromosome 16, complete sequence includes the following:
- a CDS encoding regulator of G protein signaling domain protein, producing the protein MRSALPSPSASGMPLRSRRRRQPIEERPPGHFFTLGSLRRVGQRIIRPPPPAQEEHYKWFLAPRFNVTLQDVIEDKHLPPLSRQDFEDFLQHADGTIECLYFHEWVQNYRRLYQEWSESVLPAAGASVSGSSKGICRSRDLWERLKDCQDRRLKEEFTSAKALFFEPGAPYRLKLDDKILYKVLNIPNYPPQCGEHQEFTYKLPSFPNQPEPGLFDGIQQQVDTLLEKAFARFLRIAFCNSGLIHSSIGFTGGAAILAWGLAMWSMGVMSRGRGYIAGSLPIIWFGIWFMLVSANNHCLVVYVTGDARQLLPYEVARPLPVGTAPPPVYSLALVPNDAEESTYSCSRKASTTSNLLPLVNTPTLPQPRRSYYPLARLGSRRGSEPTTRSVPEFSELKEQHNEIPDSTSTSATKVEYTLPPARRTKNLLARRSRLMSSKQRARPANWDWDYGTRRNAVVEWPVEMKVDSPVYSEENDFGIVISDAFEEDAPGPFLSAEADSLPAPANTFITVGFNREPTQPHVNPGSSPEPLAPLVEAPEYAAQRRRTLLDLFSIESNCSRRGSKASEVGRVQRQSPWPRRLFGPMTWYILHWYGERIG